From Caballeronia insecticola, a single genomic window includes:
- the grpE gene encoding nucleotide exchange factor GrpE codes for MENTQENSASQNPTPADETARQAADASQPAAAAAPADSAAPQSAQAAAAPTAGDSALAEAQATIAALKEDFLRAKAETENVRRRSQEDVAKAHKFAIENFAEHLLPVLDSLEAALADQSTDLAKVREGVELTLRQLTGALEKGRVVAVNPVGEKFDPHRHQAISMVPAEQDANTVVAVLQKGYVIADRVLRPALVTVAAPK; via the coding sequence ATGGAAAACACGCAAGAGAATTCAGCGAGCCAGAACCCGACGCCCGCCGACGAAACCGCGCGCCAGGCCGCCGATGCCAGTCAGCCCGCGGCCGCAGCCGCTCCGGCAGACTCGGCCGCCCCGCAATCCGCACAAGCCGCTGCCGCGCCGACCGCGGGCGACAGCGCACTTGCCGAGGCTCAGGCCACCATCGCCGCGCTCAAGGAAGACTTCCTGCGCGCCAAGGCGGAGACGGAAAATGTGCGCCGCCGCAGCCAGGAAGACGTCGCGAAGGCGCATAAATTCGCCATCGAGAATTTCGCGGAACACCTGCTGCCGGTGCTGGACAGCCTGGAGGCCGCGCTCGCGGACCAGTCGACCGATCTGGCCAAGGTGCGCGAGGGCGTCGAACTGACGCTGCGGCAACTGACCGGCGCGCTCGAGAAGGGCCGCGTCGTCGCGGTGAATCCGGTCGGCGAGAAATTCGATCCGCATCGCCATCAGGCCATTTCGATGGTGCCCGCCGAGCAGGACGCGAACACTGTCGTCGCGGTGCTGCAGAAGGGTTACGTGATTGCCGACCGCGTGCTGCGTCCGGCGCTCGTCACCGTCGCGGCGCCGAAGTAA
- the dnaK gene encoding molecular chaperone DnaK, with translation MGKIIGIDLGTTNSCVALMEGNQVKVIENSEGARTTPSIIAYLDDNEILVGAPAKRQSVTNPRNTLYAVKRLIGRRFEEKEVQKDIGLMPYKIVKHDNGDAWVEAHGKNLAPSQVSAEVLRKMKKTAEDYLGEPVTEAVITVPAYFNDSQRQATKDAGRIAGLEVKRIINEPTAAALAFGLDKAEKGDRKIAVFDLGGGTFDISIIEIADVDGEMQFEVLSTNGDTFLGGEDFDQRIIDYIIGEFKKEQGVDLSKDVLALQRLKEAAEKAKIELSSTAQTDINLPYITADASGPKHLNLKFTRAKLEALVEELIERTIEPCRIAIKDAGVKVGDIDDVILVGGMTRMPKVQEKVKEFFGKEPRRDVNPDEAVAVGAAIQGQVLSGDRKDVLLLDVTPLSLGIETLGGVMTKMINKNTTIPTKHAQVYSTADDNQGAVTIKVFQGEREMAVGNKLLGEFNLEGIPPAPRGTPQIEVTFDIDANGILHVGAKDKATGKENKITIKANSGLTDAEIDKMVKDAEANADEDRKLRELADARNQGDALVHSTKKAVAEYGDKVDASEKEKIEAALKDLEDALKNNASDKATIEAKVEALATASQKLGEKMYADMQAQQGAAGAAAGAAGAGASADAGASQHHDDVVDADFKEVKKD, from the coding sequence ATGGGCAAAATCATCGGCATCGACCTCGGCACCACGAATTCGTGCGTGGCGCTGATGGAAGGCAATCAGGTCAAGGTCATCGAGAATTCGGAAGGCGCGCGCACGACGCCGTCGATCATCGCGTATCTCGACGACAACGAAATCCTCGTCGGCGCGCCGGCGAAGCGCCAGTCGGTCACCAATCCGCGCAACACGCTGTACGCAGTCAAGCGCCTGATCGGCCGCCGCTTCGAAGAGAAGGAAGTGCAGAAGGACATCGGCCTGATGCCCTACAAGATCGTCAAGCACGACAACGGCGATGCATGGGTCGAAGCGCACGGCAAGAACCTCGCGCCGTCGCAGGTTTCCGCCGAAGTCCTGCGCAAGATGAAGAAGACCGCTGAAGACTACCTCGGCGAGCCGGTGACGGAAGCCGTCATCACGGTTCCGGCGTACTTCAACGACAGCCAGCGTCAGGCAACGAAGGACGCGGGCCGCATCGCCGGTCTGGAAGTCAAGCGCATCATCAACGAACCGACCGCAGCCGCGCTCGCGTTCGGTCTCGACAAAGCCGAAAAGGGCGACCGCAAGATTGCCGTGTTCGACCTGGGCGGCGGCACGTTCGATATCTCGATCATCGAAATCGCGGACGTCGACGGTGAAATGCAGTTCGAAGTGCTCTCCACCAACGGCGACACGTTCTTGGGCGGTGAAGACTTCGACCAGCGCATCATCGATTACATCATCGGCGAGTTCAAGAAAGAGCAGGGCGTCGATCTGTCGAAAGACGTGCTCGCGCTGCAACGCCTGAAGGAAGCGGCTGAAAAGGCGAAGATCGAACTGTCGTCGACGGCGCAGACCGACATCAACCTGCCGTACATCACGGCAGACGCGTCGGGTCCGAAGCATTTGAACCTCAAGTTCACGCGCGCCAAGCTCGAAGCGCTCGTCGAAGAGCTCATCGAACGCACGATCGAACCGTGCCGCATCGCGATCAAGGATGCGGGCGTGAAGGTTGGCGATATCGACGACGTGATCCTCGTCGGCGGCATGACGCGTATGCCGAAGGTGCAGGAGAAGGTGAAGGAATTCTTCGGCAAGGAACCGCGCCGTGACGTGAACCCGGACGAAGCCGTGGCCGTGGGCGCCGCGATTCAGGGCCAGGTTCTGTCGGGCGACCGCAAGGACGTGCTGCTGCTCGACGTGACGCCTTTGTCGCTCGGCATCGAAACGCTCGGCGGCGTGATGACGAAGATGATCAACAAGAACACGACCATCCCGACGAAGCACGCGCAAGTGTATTCGACGGCGGACGACAACCAGGGCGCCGTGACCATCAAGGTGTTCCAGGGCGAGCGTGAAATGGCCGTGGGCAACAAGCTGCTCGGCGAGTTCAATCTCGAAGGCATTCCGCCCGCACCGCGCGGCACGCCGCAGATCGAAGTGACCTTCGACATCGACGCGAACGGCATTCTGCACGTCGGCGCGAAGGACAAGGCAACGGGCAAGGAAAACAAGATCACCATCAAGGCGAACTCGGGTCTGACGGACGCGGAAATCGACAAGATGGTGAAGGACGCCGAAGCCAACGCCGACGAAGATCGCAAGCTGCGCGAACTGGCCGACGCCCGCAATCAGGGTGACGCGCTCGTTCACAGCACGAAGAAGGCGGTTGCCGAATACGGCGACAAGGTGGACGCCAGCGAGAAGGAAAAGATCGAAGCGGCGCTGAAGGATCTCGAAGACGCGCTGAAGAACAACGCAAGCGACAAGGCCACGATCGAAGCGAAGGTCGAGGCGCTGGCTACCGCGTCGCAGAAGCTCGGCGAAAAGATGTACGCCGACATGCAGGCGCAGCAGGGCGCGGCGGGTGCGGCGGCTGGTGCAGCAGGCGCGGGCGCTTCGGCGGATGCGGGCGCGAGCCAGCACCATGACGACGTTGTCGACGCCGACTTCAAGGAAGTGAAGAAGGACTAA
- the dnaJ gene encoding molecular chaperone DnaJ, whose protein sequence is MAKRDYYDVLGVAKNASDDEIKKAYRKLAMKYHPDRNPDNKKAEENFKEAKEAYEMLSDQQKRAAYDQYGHAGVDPNMAGAGAQGFGGFADAFGDIFGDIFGQAAGGAARGGRGGPQVYRGADLRYSMEITLEQAAHGYDTQIRVPSWVNCNVCHGSGAKAGTKPETCPTCHGQGQVRMSQGFFSIQQTCPKCHGSGTYIPDPCANCHGAGKVKETKTLEVKIPAGIDDGMRIRSAGNGEPGINGGPSGDLYVEIHIKQHSVFERDGDDLHCQMPIPFTTAALGGEIEVPTLAGRASFTVPEGTQSGKTFRLRGKGIKGLRSSIAGDLYVHVQVETPVKLTEQQRDLLKQFEKSLSEGGARHSPQSKSWFDRVKSFFD, encoded by the coding sequence ATGGCGAAACGGGATTACTACGACGTTCTCGGCGTCGCAAAAAACGCGAGCGACGACGAGATCAAGAAGGCGTATCGCAAGCTCGCGATGAAGTATCACCCTGACCGCAATCCGGACAACAAGAAGGCGGAAGAGAATTTCAAGGAGGCGAAGGAAGCCTACGAAATGCTCTCCGACCAGCAAAAGCGCGCCGCGTACGATCAGTACGGCCACGCGGGCGTCGATCCGAACATGGCGGGCGCGGGTGCACAGGGTTTCGGCGGGTTCGCGGATGCCTTCGGCGACATCTTCGGCGACATCTTCGGACAGGCCGCGGGCGGCGCTGCGCGCGGCGGTCGCGGCGGACCGCAGGTGTATCGCGGCGCAGATCTGCGCTACAGCATGGAAATCACGCTGGAGCAGGCGGCGCACGGCTACGACACGCAGATTCGCGTGCCGAGTTGGGTCAACTGCAACGTCTGCCACGGCTCGGGTGCGAAGGCCGGCACCAAGCCCGAAACCTGCCCGACCTGTCATGGTCAGGGCCAGGTGCGCATGTCGCAGGGTTTTTTCAGCATCCAGCAGACGTGCCCGAAGTGTCACGGCAGCGGCACCTACATTCCCGATCCGTGCGCGAACTGCCACGGCGCGGGGAAGGTGAAGGAAACGAAGACGCTGGAAGTGAAGATTCCGGCGGGCATCGACGACGGCATGCGCATCCGCTCGGCGGGCAACGGCGAGCCGGGCATCAACGGCGGTCCGAGCGGCGACCTGTATGTGGAAATCCACATCAAGCAGCACTCGGTGTTCGAGCGCGACGGCGACGACCTCCATTGCCAGATGCCCATTCCGTTCACCACGGCGGCGCTCGGCGGCGAGATCGAAGTGCCGACGCTCGCGGGCCGCGCGAGCTTCACGGTGCCGGAAGGCACGCAGTCGGGCAAGACGTTCCGTCTGCGTGGCAAGGGCATCAAGGGTTTGCGTTCGAGCATCGCCGGTGATCTTTACGTGCACGTGCAGGTGGAAACGCCGGTCAAGCTCACGGAGCAGCAGCGCGATCTGCTCAAGCAGTTCGAGAAGTCGCTGTCCGAAGGCGGCGCGCGCCACAGCCCGCAGAGCAAGAGCTGGTTTGACCGCGTGAAGAGCTTCTTCGATTGA
- the pabB gene encoding aminodeoxychorismate synthase component I — MTTEERGAVFALLDDCDATAERRSSRLYTDFAHERVCVDGRALDAVCRDVERDLQGGLHAVVVADYEFGRDLQFGKTSEPLRGDDHALRVLMFRGCTHLSRDEASAWLAARDGHAPTPSTAGVAGIEPSVTRAEFDAAIDAVHDALREGESYQINYTYRLNFDVFGAPVALYRRLRERQAVHYGAFIALPDGRTVVSCSPELFVEKHGDLLRARPMKGTAPREADPEALRHDPKNRAENVMIVDLLRNDMSRVAVTGSVNVPALFSVEPYASVWQMTSTIEARVIAGTSFDGIVRALFPCGSITGAPKYRTMQLIDAIESTPRGLYTGAIGWLDASGDFCLSVAIRTLVVDATGARGVLGIGAGIVLDSVAADEYEECLLKARFLTGADPGFELFETTYATRDNGVRHYARHVARLQGSAAYLGFTFDAHALDTQVAQHCAQFEAGTPYRLRIALDKSGRIAITSAPLGALARQTVDVLLASERGFAPQTSADPLLRHKTTRRADYDRAWHAAEAEGAFDMLFVNERGELTEGGRSSVFVQLDGQWFTPPIDAGVLPGVMRAVLIEELGAAERTLTPEDLSRAEALLISNALRGAIEARLKR; from the coding sequence ATGACGACTGAAGAGCGCGGCGCGGTATTCGCGCTGCTCGACGATTGCGACGCGACCGCCGAAAGGCGGTCGAGTCGTTTGTACACCGACTTCGCGCACGAACGCGTGTGCGTGGACGGCCGTGCGCTGGACGCCGTGTGCCGCGACGTCGAGCGCGATCTGCAAGGCGGGCTGCATGCGGTCGTCGTCGCGGATTACGAGTTCGGGCGTGATCTTCAGTTCGGCAAGACCAGCGAACCCCTCCGCGGCGACGACCACGCCTTGCGCGTGCTCATGTTTCGCGGCTGCACGCATCTTTCCCGCGACGAAGCCAGCGCGTGGCTCGCAGCGCGCGACGGGCACGCGCCCACGCCTTCCACGGCGGGCGTCGCGGGCATCGAGCCGAGCGTCACGCGCGCCGAATTCGATGCCGCGATCGACGCCGTCCACGACGCCTTGCGCGAAGGCGAGTCGTATCAGATCAACTACACGTACCGGCTGAACTTCGACGTCTTCGGCGCGCCTGTCGCGCTGTATCGACGGCTGCGTGAGCGGCAGGCCGTGCACTACGGCGCGTTCATCGCACTGCCGGATGGCAGGACGGTCGTGTCGTGCTCGCCCGAATTGTTCGTCGAGAAACACGGCGATTTGTTGCGCGCCCGGCCGATGAAAGGCACCGCGCCGCGCGAGGCCGATCCCGAAGCGCTTCGCCACGATCCGAAGAACCGCGCCGAGAACGTGATGATCGTCGACTTGCTGCGCAACGACATGTCGCGCGTGGCGGTCACGGGTTCGGTGAACGTGCCGGCGCTGTTTTCGGTCGAGCCTTACGCGTCGGTCTGGCAAATGACCTCGACCATCGAGGCGCGGGTGATTGCCGGTACGTCGTTCGATGGCATCGTGCGGGCGCTGTTTCCGTGCGGCTCGATCACCGGCGCGCCGAAATACCGCACGATGCAGTTGATCGACGCAATCGAAAGCACGCCGCGCGGGCTCTACACTGGCGCGATCGGCTGGCTCGATGCGAGCGGCGACTTTTGTCTTTCGGTGGCGATCCGCACGCTCGTCGTCGATGCGACGGGTGCGCGCGGCGTGCTCGGCATCGGCGCGGGCATCGTGCTCGACAGCGTCGCCGCCGACGAATACGAGGAGTGCCTTTTGAAAGCGCGCTTTCTGACGGGTGCGGACCCGGGCTTCGAACTCTTCGAGACCACGTACGCGACGCGCGATAACGGCGTCCGTCATTACGCGCGGCACGTCGCGCGGTTGCAGGGAAGTGCCGCCTATCTCGGTTTCACGTTCGACGCACACGCGCTCGACACGCAAGTCGCGCAGCACTGCGCGCAGTTCGAGGCGGGCACGCCGTATCGCTTGCGTATCGCGCTCGACAAAAGCGGGCGCATTGCGATCACGAGTGCGCCGCTTGGCGCATTGGCGCGGCAGACGGTGGATGTCCTGCTCGCGTCCGAGCGCGGCTTCGCGCCGCAAACCTCGGCGGATCCGCTGCTGCGCCACAAAACTACGCGTCGCGCCGATTACGATCGCGCGTGGCACGCCGCCGAAGCCGAAGGCGCGTTCGACATGCTGTTCGTCAACGAGCGCGGCGAGCTGACCGAAGGTGGCCGTTCGAGCGTCTTCGTGCAACTCGACGGCCAGTGGTTCACGCCGCCTATCGATGCGGGCGTGCTGCCGGGCGTGATGCGCGCGGTGCTGATCGAGGAACTCGGCGCGGCGGAGCGCACATTGACGCCCGAAGACCTGTCGCGAGCCGAAGCCCTGTTGATCAGCAACGCGCTACGCGGCGCGATCGAGGCGCGCCTTAAACGCTGA
- the dgoD gene encoding galactonate dehydratase, whose translation MKITKLETFIVPPRWCFLKIETDEGITGWGEPVVEGRAHTVAAAVDELSDYLVGKDPRHIEDLWQVMYRSGFYRGGPIGMSAIAGVDQALWDILGKFHGVPVHALLGGQVRDKIKVYSWIGGDRPSDVANNARAVVERGFKAVKMNGSEELQIIDTFDKVQGVIDNVRAVREAVGPNVGIGVDFHGRVHKPMAKVLAKELDPFKLMFIEEPVLSENVEALRDIVNQTSTPIALGERLYSRWDFKHILAGGYVDIIQPDASHAGGLSECRKIATMAEAYDVALALHCPLGPIALATCLQIDAVSYNAFIQEQSLGIHYNKGNDLLDYIKNPEVFKYDDGMVSIPQGPGLGIEVNEEKVREMAKVGHRWRNPVWRHADGSVAEW comes from the coding sequence ATGAAAATCACGAAACTCGAAACCTTTATCGTTCCGCCGCGCTGGTGCTTCCTCAAGATCGAAACCGACGAAGGCATCACGGGCTGGGGCGAACCGGTCGTCGAAGGGCGCGCGCATACGGTCGCCGCTGCCGTCGACGAACTGTCGGACTATCTCGTCGGAAAAGATCCGCGTCATATCGAAGATCTCTGGCAGGTCATGTACCGCTCGGGCTTCTATCGCGGCGGGCCGATCGGCATGAGCGCGATCGCGGGCGTCGATCAGGCGCTGTGGGACATTCTCGGCAAGTTTCACGGCGTGCCGGTGCACGCGCTGCTGGGCGGCCAGGTGCGCGACAAGATCAAGGTCTACTCGTGGATCGGCGGCGACCGTCCGAGCGATGTCGCGAACAACGCGCGCGCCGTGGTCGAGCGCGGCTTCAAGGCCGTGAAGATGAACGGCTCGGAAGAACTGCAGATCATCGACACCTTCGACAAGGTGCAAGGCGTCATCGACAACGTGCGCGCGGTGCGCGAGGCGGTCGGGCCGAACGTGGGCATCGGCGTGGATTTCCACGGCCGCGTGCACAAGCCGATGGCGAAGGTGCTCGCGAAGGAACTCGATCCGTTCAAGCTGATGTTCATCGAGGAGCCGGTGCTGTCGGAGAACGTCGAGGCGCTGCGCGATATCGTCAATCAGACGAGCACGCCGATCGCGCTCGGCGAACGGCTCTATTCGCGCTGGGATTTCAAGCACATTCTGGCGGGCGGTTACGTGGACATCATTCAGCCGGACGCGTCGCACGCGGGCGGGCTGAGCGAATGCCGCAAGATCGCGACGATGGCCGAAGCGTATGACGTCGCGCTCGCGCTGCACTGCCCGCTCGGACCGATTGCGCTCGCCACATGCCTGCAGATCGATGCCGTGAGCTACAACGCGTTCATTCAGGAACAGAGCCTCGGCATTCACTACAACAAGGGCAACGACCTGCTCGACTACATCAAGAATCCGGAAGTCTTCAAGTACGACGACGGCATGGTGTCGATTCCGCAAGGTCCGGGCCTCGGAATCGAGGTGAACGAAGAGAAGGTCCGCGAGATGGCGAAGGTCGGCCATCGCTGGCGCAACCCGGTGTGGCGTCACGCGGATGGCAGCGTCGCCGAGTGGTGA
- a CDS encoding FadR/GntR family transcriptional regulator produces MPDNRAPIWRETIIHRDLHGRVAHELGMAILRGDHPPGAPLPREAELMARFEVSRTVLREALRTLTSKGLIESRPKVGTRVRPRDAWNLLDADMLEWYSRVAPPLQFALKLQEMREMIEPYAAALAAGNHEAPACERLTRAHRAMVDAQNVDEWVRADLDFHLCVLAACSNELLIPLGALIERTLEGQLRLNAKRAEVYNASLAEHTAVFDAIVARDAAAARRAMADLLGVTRERIEG; encoded by the coding sequence ATACCCGATAATCGTGCCCCTATCTGGAGGGAGACCATTATTCATCGCGATCTGCATGGGCGCGTCGCGCACGAACTGGGCATGGCGATTCTGCGCGGCGATCATCCGCCCGGCGCGCCGTTGCCGCGCGAAGCCGAACTGATGGCGCGCTTCGAAGTGAGCCGCACGGTGCTGCGCGAGGCGCTGCGCACGCTGACGTCGAAAGGGCTGATCGAGTCGCGGCCGAAGGTCGGCACACGCGTGCGTCCGAGAGATGCGTGGAACCTGCTCGACGCCGACATGCTCGAGTGGTACTCGCGCGTCGCGCCGCCGCTGCAGTTCGCGCTCAAGCTCCAGGAAATGCGCGAGATGATCGAGCCGTACGCCGCCGCGCTCGCCGCCGGGAATCACGAGGCGCCCGCATGCGAGCGGCTCACGCGCGCGCATCGGGCAATGGTCGATGCGCAGAACGTCGACGAATGGGTGCGTGCCGACCTCGACTTCCATCTCTGCGTGCTTGCCGCGTGCAGCAACGAACTGCTGATTCCGCTCGGCGCGCTGATCGAGCGCACGCTCGAAGGCCAGTTGCGCCTGAACGCAAAACGCGCCGAGGTCTACAACGCGTCGCTGGCGGAGCACACGGCCGTGTTCGATGCGATCGTCGCCCGCGATGCCGCCGCCGCGCGCCGCGCAATGGCCGATCTGCTCGGCGTGACGCGCGAACGTATCGAAGGATAA
- a CDS encoding MBL fold metallo-hydrolase, translating to MQPIIQAFFDIRTGTLTYVVYEKAGTAAAIIDSVLDYDPNAARTSTRSADAVIAFVREQRLDIEWILETHAHADHLSAAPYLKRMLGGKIGIGESIRTVQGVFKKIFDLEPEFQLDGSQFDHLFSDGERFMIGALEAHALFVPGHTPADMAYQINDAVFVGDTLFMPDVGTARCDFPGGDARTLYRSIQRLLALDPDTRLFVCHDYPPDTRPPRWQATVREQREHNIHVGGGQGEDAFVTMREARDATLGMPTLILPAIQVNIRAGHFPDAAGNGTTYLKLPLNAL from the coding sequence GTGCAACCGATCATTCAGGCTTTCTTCGATATCCGCACCGGGACGTTGACGTATGTCGTCTACGAGAAGGCCGGAACGGCTGCGGCCATCATCGATTCCGTGCTCGATTACGACCCGAACGCCGCGCGCACGTCGACACGCTCGGCGGACGCGGTCATCGCCTTCGTGCGCGAGCAGCGGCTCGATATCGAATGGATTCTGGAGACGCACGCGCACGCCGATCATCTTTCGGCGGCGCCGTATCTGAAGCGCATGCTCGGCGGGAAGATCGGCATCGGCGAATCAATACGCACCGTGCAGGGCGTGTTCAAGAAAATCTTCGATCTGGAGCCCGAGTTCCAGCTCGACGGATCGCAGTTCGATCATCTTTTCAGCGACGGCGAGCGCTTCATGATCGGCGCGCTGGAGGCGCACGCGCTCTTCGTGCCCGGCCATACGCCCGCCGACATGGCGTACCAGATTAACGACGCGGTGTTCGTCGGCGACACGCTGTTCATGCCGGACGTCGGCACCGCGCGCTGCGATTTTCCCGGCGGCGATGCACGCACGCTGTATCGCTCGATCCAGCGTCTGCTCGCGCTCGACCCCGACACGCGGCTGTTCGTCTGCCACGACTATCCGCCCGACACGCGCCCGCCGCGCTGGCAAGCCACGGTGCGCGAGCAGCGTGAGCACAATATTCACGTGGGTGGGGGCCAAGGGGAAGACGCGTTCGTCACGATGCGCGAAGCCCGCGACGCGACGCTCGGCATGCCGACGCTCATCCTGCCGGCGATACAGGTCAACATCCGCGCGGGCCATTTCCCCGACGCGGCCGGCAACGGCACGACCTATCTCAAGCTTCCGCTGAACGCGCTCTGA
- a CDS encoding DedA family protein/thiosulfate sulfurtransferase GlpE produces MPHVPTSLASSWGAWAVFVSVLATQLGVPVPAAPMLILAGTLVAAGNVPFWQMLAAAVLAVLIADSLWFAAGRLYGRRFLNSLVRFSLSIDSTLRTARRWFERFGVPLLALSKFVPGLGLVSAPLLGTTQIEVRVFLLWDLIGATAWASFWMLGGAALQAHIDRLIMLVRANGTTLIDMLAMVAIGFMLYRWIRRVQFRQWLEKYHITPDQLDTMMRSDTPPVIYDARPPEVRRREPYRITGAISLDLDSPERTDQLYAEHEVVVYCVCPNEATAKLIARQMRSKGFRNVRPLKGGLDAWEKHGYPIEPIPTEHLHAPTDDDDVDHDMVTIRATAPE; encoded by the coding sequence ATGCCGCACGTCCCGACTTCGCTTGCGTCGTCATGGGGCGCGTGGGCCGTCTTCGTCAGCGTCCTCGCGACACAGCTCGGCGTGCCGGTCCCCGCCGCGCCGATGCTGATTCTCGCCGGCACGCTCGTCGCCGCCGGCAACGTGCCGTTCTGGCAAATGCTCGCGGCGGCCGTGCTCGCCGTGCTGATCGCCGATTCGCTGTGGTTCGCCGCGGGCCGCCTCTATGGCCGGCGCTTTCTCAATTCGCTCGTGCGGTTTTCGCTGTCGATCGATTCCACACTGCGCACCGCGCGCCGCTGGTTCGAGCGGTTCGGCGTGCCGCTGCTCGCGCTGTCGAAGTTCGTGCCGGGGCTCGGGCTCGTGTCGGCGCCGCTGCTCGGCACGACGCAGATCGAGGTGCGCGTCTTTCTTCTGTGGGATCTGATCGGCGCGACGGCGTGGGCGAGCTTCTGGATGCTCGGCGGCGCGGCGCTGCAGGCGCACATCGACCGGCTCATCATGCTGGTGCGCGCCAACGGCACGACGCTGATCGACATGCTCGCGATGGTGGCGATCGGCTTCATGCTGTATCGATGGATCCGGCGCGTGCAGTTTCGCCAGTGGCTCGAGAAGTATCACATCACGCCCGATCAGCTCGACACGATGATGCGCTCCGACACGCCGCCCGTGATCTACGACGCGCGGCCGCCCGAAGTGCGGCGGCGCGAGCCGTATCGCATCACGGGCGCGATCTCGCTGGATCTCGATTCGCCCGAGCGCACCGATCAGCTGTACGCGGAGCACGAAGTGGTCGTGTATTGCGTCTGCCCGAACGAGGCGACGGCGAAGCTCATCGCGCGGCAGATGCGCTCGAAAGGCTTCCGGAACGTGCGTCCGCTGAAGGGCGGGCTCGATGCGTGGGAGAAGCACGGCTATCCGATCGAGCCGATTCCGACGGAACATCTGCATGCGCCCACCGATGACGACGACGTCGATCACGACATGGTGACGATCCGCGCGACCGCGCCGGAGTGA
- a CDS encoding DMT family transporter: MSTPSLALRRAPDATAIIVMIALCGAWGFQQVAIKEANASIPPILQAGIRSLIATLLVWLWTRSRGVPLFQRDDTLPAGLLAGLLFGGEFVCIFFGLSLTTATRMAVFLYTAPCFTALGLHWFVAGERLARAQWCGIALAFCGMALAFADGFLHGNPNGASTWQGIAGDTLGVLAGLFWAATTVVVRASTLAHASASKTLFYQLAVSAVLLLALAAGVGQTHIGVVSPLAIASLAYQAIVVAFISYLTWFWLLTRYMASRLSVFSFLTPIFGVTFGVLLLGEHFTARFMIAAAMVLAGIALVNRPARRV, translated from the coding sequence ATGAGCACGCCTTCCCTCGCCCTGCGCCGCGCCCCGGACGCCACCGCCATCATCGTGATGATCGCGCTGTGCGGCGCGTGGGGCTTTCAGCAAGTCGCCATCAAGGAAGCGAACGCGTCGATTCCGCCGATCCTGCAAGCCGGCATTCGTTCGCTGATCGCGACGCTGCTCGTCTGGCTCTGGACGCGCTCACGCGGCGTGCCGCTCTTTCAGCGCGACGATACGCTGCCCGCCGGGTTGCTCGCGGGCCTGTTGTTCGGCGGGGAATTCGTCTGCATTTTCTTCGGCCTGAGCCTCACGACCGCGACGCGCATGGCCGTGTTCCTCTACACCGCGCCCTGCTTCACCGCGCTCGGGCTGCACTGGTTCGTCGCCGGCGAACGGCTCGCACGCGCGCAGTGGTGCGGTATCGCGCTGGCGTTCTGCGGCATGGCGCTCGCGTTCGCGGACGGCTTCCTGCACGGCAACCCGAACGGCGCATCGACGTGGCAGGGCATCGCGGGCGATACGCTCGGCGTCTTGGCCGGTCTCTTCTGGGCCGCGACGACGGTCGTGGTGCGCGCATCGACGCTCGCGCATGCAAGCGCGAGCAAGACGCTCTTCTATCAACTGGCGGTGTCGGCGGTGTTGCTGCTCGCGCTGGCGGCGGGCGTCGGGCAGACGCATATCGGGGTGGTGTCGCCGCTCGCGATCGCGAGTCTCGCGTATCAGGCGATCGTCGTCGCGTTCATCAGCTATCTGACGTGGTTCTGGCTGCTCACGCGCTACATGGCGTCGCGGCTGTCGGTCTTTTCGTTTCTCACGCCGATCTTCGGCGTCACCTTCGGCGTGCTGCTGCTGGGCGAGCACTTCACCGCGCGCTTCATGATCGCCGCGGCGATGGTGCTCGCGGGCATCGCGCTCGTGAACCGGCCGGCGCGGCGCGTGTAG
- the gloA gene encoding lactoylglutathione lyase has translation MRLLHTMLRVGDLQRSIDFYTRILGMKVLRQSENTEYKYTLAFVGYGPETENSVLELTYNWGVEKYDMGSAYGHIALEVESAADACERIRQAGGKVTREAGPVKGGTTVIAFVEDPDGYKVELIEKHS, from the coding sequence ATGCGACTCCTTCACACGATGCTGCGCGTCGGCGACCTGCAGCGTTCCATCGATTTCTACACGCGCATTCTCGGCATGAAAGTGCTGCGTCAAAGCGAAAACACCGAGTACAAGTACACGCTCGCGTTCGTCGGCTACGGCCCGGAAACCGAGAACAGCGTGCTCGAACTGACCTACAACTGGGGCGTCGAGAAATACGACATGGGTTCGGCGTATGGCCACATCGCGCTCGAAGTCGAGAGCGCAGCCGATGCGTGCGAGCGCATCCGACAGGCGGGCGGCAAGGTTACGCGCGAAGCCGGTCCCGTGAAGGGCGGCACGACGGTGATCGCGTTCGTCGAAGATCCGGATGGCTACAAAGTCGAGCTGATCGAAAAGCATTCCTGA